The following coding sequences lie in one Megalopta genalis isolate 19385.01 unplaced genomic scaffold, iyMegGena1_principal scaffold0165, whole genome shotgun sequence genomic window:
- the LOC143262654 gene encoding uncharacterized protein LOC143262654 has translation MMHQQVVPSVQTLQIIQPSQPCPQESKVQIVERRVEVPAPTPVPEVVTVKPQPQPERIVEPQTQVIETIKLVPVPPVCKDKLVVVPSKPMVVVPEPTIVKVPHCTHQSEGMTCNCNQQAIRAAAVGPVDHMHHMHMRAHTHPMHLGKMMTDFRFLKDPKA, from the coding sequence ATGATGCACCAGCAGGTGGTCCCTTCGGTGCAGACTCTGCAGATCATCCAGCCATCTCAACCTTGCCCTCAGGAGTCGAAGGTGCAGATCGTAGAAAGGAGAGTCGAGGTCCCAGCACCGACTCCAGTCCCCGAAGTGGTCACTGTAAAGCCCCAGCCCCAGCCCGAGAGGATCGTGGAACCGCAGACTCAGGTGATCGAGACCATTAAGCTGGTCCCAGTGCCCCCAGTTTGCAAGGATAAACTGGTTGTCGTGCCCTCCAAGCCCATGGTGGTCGTTCCTGAGCCAACTATCGTCAAGGTGCCTCATTGCACTCATCAAAGCGAAGGGATGACCTGCAACTGCAATCAACAGGCGATAAGGGCTGCCGCCGTAGGACCTGTTGATCACATGCATCACATGCACATGAGGGCTCATACTCATCCCATGCACCTTGGCAAGATGATGACTGACTTTCGTTTCCTCAAGGACCCAAAAGCTTAG